One window of Buchnera aphidicola (Rhopalosiphum padi) genomic DNA carries:
- the cysI gene encoding assimilatory sulfite reductase (NADPH) hemoprotein subunit produces the protein MKKDHKKIFLKTTQEEHIKENSNYLRGTIVDDLKNEITNGFSGDNFSLIRFHGMYQQDDRDLRLERNEQKLEPRYAMMLRCRLPGGIIEAKKWLKIDHFASKNTLYGTIRLTNRQTFQFHGILKKKLKDAHKMLHEIGLDSLGTANDVNRNVLCTSNPMESLVHQECYTWAQKISNVLLPQTKAYAEIWLDQKKIATTDQEPILGKTYLPRKFKTTVVVPPYNDVDLYANDMNFIAIIKNNKIVGFNVLIGGGLSITHGNKNTWPFLAVELGYITLEHTLSVAKSIVTTQRDWGNRTDRKNAKTRYTIEKVGLSVFKKEVEKRANTTFEPIRPYYFTGRGDRFGWTKNINNDWSLTIFVQNGRIYDNDKQLVKSGLLKIANLHKGNFRLTANQNIVISEISDENKKKINEIAMSHGLIKKVSPLRENSMACVSFPTCPLAMAEAERMLSFFITQVENIMLKYGVEKEIIILRISGCPNGCGRSLLAEIGLIGKAIGRYNLYIGGNRIGSRIPKIYKENITEKEILTHLEFLIKIWSIKRKKTEHFGDFVVRKNIVKEIVNPIHDFWN, from the coding sequence ATGAAAAAAGATCACAAAAAAATATTTTTAAAAACGACTCAAGAAGAACACATTAAAGAAAATAGTAATTATCTTCGAGGTACTATTGTTGACGATTTAAAAAATGAAATTACTAATGGTTTTAGTGGAGATAACTTTTCTCTGATCCGATTTCATGGTATGTATCAACAAGATGATCGAGATTTACGTTTAGAACGTAATGAACAAAAATTAGAACCCCGTTATGCAATGATGTTGCGTTGTCGTTTACCTGGGGGAATTATTGAAGCTAAAAAATGGTTAAAAATTGATCATTTTGCAAGTAAAAATACATTGTATGGAACAATTCGATTAACTAATCGTCAAACTTTTCAATTTCATGGGATTTTGAAGAAAAAATTAAAAGATGCTCATAAAATGCTACATGAAATAGGTTTAGACTCTTTAGGTACAGCTAATGATGTTAATAGAAATGTTCTTTGTACATCTAATCCTATGGAATCTTTAGTTCATCAAGAATGTTATACATGGGCTCAAAAAATTTCAAATGTTTTATTACCCCAAACTAAAGCGTATGCAGAAATTTGGTTAGATCAAAAAAAAATAGCTACTACAGATCAAGAGCCAATTTTAGGAAAAACTTATTTACCAAGAAAATTTAAAACTACAGTAGTAGTTCCGCCATACAATGATGTAGATTTATATGCTAATGACATGAATTTTATAGCAATTATAAAAAATAATAAAATAGTAGGATTTAATGTATTAATAGGTGGTGGTCTATCTATAACTCATGGAAACAAGAATACATGGCCATTTCTCGCTGTTGAATTAGGTTATATTACTCTTGAACATACCTTGTCTGTGGCTAAATCTATAGTAACAACACAAAGAGATTGGGGAAATCGTACTGACCGAAAAAATGCAAAAACTAGGTATACTATAGAAAAAGTTGGTTTAAGTGTTTTTAAAAAAGAAGTTGAAAAAAGAGCTAATACAACTTTTGAACCTATTCGTCCTTATTATTTTACTGGTCGCGGAGATAGATTTGGATGGACAAAAAATATTAATAATGATTGGAGTTTAACAATTTTCGTCCAAAATGGAAGAATATATGATAATGATAAACAGTTAGTAAAATCAGGTTTATTAAAAATAGCTAATTTACATAAAGGTAACTTTAGATTAACAGCAAATCAAAACATAGTTATCTCTGAAATATCTGATGAAAACAAGAAAAAAATAAATGAAATTGCTATGTCACATGGATTAATAAAAAAAGTAAGTCCATTACGTGAAAATTCCATGGCCTGCGTTTCTTTTCCTACTTGTCCATTAGCAATGGCTGAAGCTGAACGTATGTTATCGTTTTTTATTACGCAAGTAGAAAATATCATGTTAAAATATGGTGTTGAAAAAGAAATAATAATTTTACGTATTTCTGGATGTCCTAATGGTTGCGGAAGATCTCTATTAGCTGAAATCGGTTTAATTGGAAAAGCTATTGGTCGATATAATTTATATATTGGTGGAAATCGAATAGGCAGTCGAATTCCAAAGATATATAAAGAAAATATTACAGAAAAAGAAATATTAACTCATTTAGAATTCTTAATAAAAATTT
- a CDS encoding assimilatory sulfite reductase (NADPH) flavoprotein subunit, which yields MKNKNPFNTLFPFDLDKIENLEKIKKNCSNIQYAWLSGYFWNLANQNSSELISEKNKLFQKENTEKTITIISASQTGNARLLAKRFNEYLNNENKKTNLINASDYNFKKIKNEYFLIFIISTQGEGEPPEEALSFYKFIMSKKAPRLDNLHYSIFALGDTSYDLFCQAGKDFDKKFSELGGKRLLNRLDADIEYEENYIKWSKELLLALNKIDISSVSYLKKNNKESFINEVNIYTKYKPAVATVLVNQKITGRNSTKDVHHIELDISNLNIIYTPGDALGIWYQNSTQLIKKILKLLSIDMFDKVKVKDKLITVFDALKNDFELTINTKHIVQKYADITQNKFLKKIISNDKDLNNYVKKTPLLNMIYDYPKKLSSQQLISILRPLTPRLYSISSSQSETNDEVHITVGVVKNMISGTLHLGGASGYLSQFLKIDDSIKIFIEKNNNFRLPENKDLPIIMIGSGTGIAPFRSFIQQRDNDGSRGKNWIFFGNPNFTEDFLYQLEWQKYLKKRLLTKISLAWSRDQKQKIYIQDKIRENGKELWKWVEQGAQIYVCGNASKMAKDVEKALLDVFSENSSMDIEESSEFLNDLRIKRRYQRDVY from the coding sequence ATGAAAAATAAAAATCCTTTTAATACCCTTTTTCCTTTTGATTTAGATAAAATAGAAAATTTAGAAAAAATAAAAAAAAATTGTTCTAATATTCAATATGCTTGGCTTTCAGGCTATTTTTGGAATCTAGCAAATCAAAATTCTTCGGAATTAATATCTGAAAAAAACAAACTTTTTCAAAAAGAAAATACAGAGAAAACAATTACTATTATATCTGCTTCTCAAACGGGTAATGCTAGACTGCTTGCTAAGCGTTTTAATGAATATTTAAATAATGAAAATAAAAAAACTAATTTAATTAATGCTTCTGATTACAATTTTAAAAAAATTAAAAATGAATATTTTTTAATTTTTATTATTTCTACTCAAGGTGAAGGTGAACCTCCAGAAGAAGCATTGTCTTTTTATAAATTTATTATGTCAAAAAAAGCTCCTAGATTAGATAATCTACACTATAGTATATTTGCATTAGGAGATACTTCCTATGATTTATTTTGTCAAGCAGGTAAAGATTTTGATAAAAAATTTAGCGAATTAGGAGGAAAACGTTTACTTAATAGATTAGATGCAGATATTGAATATGAAGAAAATTATATTAAATGGTCTAAAGAATTATTACTTGCTTTAAATAAAATAGATATTTCTTCTGTTTCTTATTTAAAAAAAAATAATAAAGAAAGTTTTATTAATGAAGTAAATATATATACAAAATATAAACCTGCTGTAGCTACTGTATTAGTAAATCAAAAAATCACTGGTCGAAATTCAACTAAAGATGTTCATCATATTGAGTTAGATATAAGTAATTTAAACATTATTTATACACCTGGTGATGCGTTAGGTATATGGTATCAAAATAGTACTCAATTAATTAAAAAAATATTAAAACTGCTTTCTATAGATATGTTTGATAAAGTTAAAGTGAAAGATAAATTAATTACTGTTTTTGACGCTTTAAAGAATGATTTTGAATTAACTATAAATACTAAGCATATTGTTCAAAAATATGCTGATATTACACAAAATAAATTTTTAAAGAAAATTATATCTAATGATAAAGATTTAAATAATTATGTAAAAAAAACTCCTTTATTAAATATGATATATGATTACCCTAAAAAATTATCTTCTCAACAATTAATTAGTATTTTACGTCCTTTAACGCCAAGATTGTATTCTATTTCTTCTTCTCAATCTGAAACAAATGACGAAGTTCATATTACAGTCGGAGTGGTAAAAAACATGATTTCTGGCACTTTACATTTAGGAGGTGCTTCTGGTTATTTATCACAATTTTTAAAAATTGACGATTCTATAAAAATTTTTATTGAAAAAAATAATAATTTTCGTCTACCCGAAAACAAAGATTTACCTATTATCATGATCGGATCAGGAACTGGTATTGCTCCATTCCGTTCTTTTATACAGCAACGAGATAATGATGGATCTAGGGGGAAAAATTGGATATTTTTTGGTAATCCTAATTTTACTGAAGATTTTTTATATCAATTAGAATGGCAAAAATATTTAAAAAAAAGACTTCTTACAAAGATCAGTTTAGCTTGGTCAAGAGATCAAAAACAAAAAATATATATACAAGACAAAATAAGAGAAAATGGAAAGGAATTATGGAAATGGGTAGAACAAGGTGCACAAATCTATGTTTGTGGTAATGCATCTAAGATGGCAAAAGATGTTGAAAAAGCACTATTAGATGTTTTTAGTGAAAACAGTTCAATGGATATTGAAGAATCTAGTGAATTTTTAAATGATTTGAGAATAAAACGACGCTATCAAAGAGATGTATATTAA